From Streptomyces sp. 6-11-2, one genomic window encodes:
- a CDS encoding SRPBCC family protein — MDWTHYRFRTRWTLPAPPDAVYRALERVEDYPHWWRQVREVTRTDPATGVIRIRSLLPHDLTFTAREVRREPAAGVLEAALTGDVDGWARWTLTAHGTGTLARYDQIVDVNKPLLRRLAVPGRPLFRANHRLMMRAGRRGLAAHLEAV, encoded by the coding sequence ATGGACTGGACCCACTACCGCTTCCGCACCCGGTGGACCCTGCCCGCACCGCCCGACGCCGTCTACCGGGCGCTGGAGCGGGTCGAGGACTACCCGCACTGGTGGCGGCAGGTGCGCGAGGTGACCCGGACCGACCCGGCGACCGGCGTCATCCGGATCCGTTCCCTCCTGCCCCACGACCTGACCTTCACCGCGCGCGAGGTGCGCCGCGAGCCGGCCGCCGGAGTCCTGGAGGCCGCGCTCACCGGGGACGTCGACGGCTGGGCGCGCTGGACGCTCACCGCGCACGGCACCGGCACCCTCGCCCGCTACGACCAGATCGTCGACGTGAACAAACCGCTGCTCAGGCGGCTCGCCGTGCCCGGCCGGCCCCTCTTCCGCGCCAACCACCGGCTGATGATGCGAGCCGGACGACGCGGACTGGCCGCCCACCTGGAAGCGGTTTGA
- a CDS encoding 3'-5' exonuclease, whose product MTCWYEGPLAAFDTETTGVDVETDRIVSAAVVVQDGPGFRPRVHRWLVNPGVPVPEAATAVHGLTDEHLQRNGRWPAPVVYELAEELAEQAALGRPLVVMNAPFDLTLLDRELRRHRASSLERWFEASPLRVLDPRVLDKHLDRYRKGRRTLTDLCAHYGVALQDAHDAAADALAALEVVRALGRHFAARLEQLTPAELHTLQTGWHAAQARGLQAWFARSGTEETVDPSWPLRPDLPAAAA is encoded by the coding sequence ATGACGTGCTGGTACGAGGGGCCTCTGGCCGCGTTCGACACGGAGACGACGGGCGTCGACGTCGAGACCGACCGCATCGTGTCGGCCGCCGTCGTCGTCCAGGACGGCCCGGGCTTCCGGCCGCGGGTTCACCGCTGGCTGGTGAACCCGGGCGTGCCGGTTCCGGAGGCGGCGACGGCGGTGCACGGGCTGACCGACGAGCACCTCCAGCGCAACGGGCGCTGGCCGGCGCCGGTGGTGTACGAGTTGGCCGAGGAGCTGGCGGAGCAGGCCGCTCTGGGGCGGCCGCTGGTGGTGATGAACGCGCCGTTCGATCTGACGCTGCTGGACCGGGAGTTGCGCCGCCATCGGGCCTCGTCGCTGGAGCGCTGGTTCGAGGCGTCGCCGCTGCGGGTGCTGGATCCGCGGGTGCTGGACAAGCATCTCGACCGCTACCGCAAGGGCAGGCGCACCCTCACCGACCTGTGCGCGCACTACGGCGTGGCCTTGCAGGACGCGCACGACGCGGCGGCGGACGCCCTGGCCGCGCTGGAGGTGGTCCGCGCGCTCGGCCGCCACTTCGCGGCCCGCCTGGAACAGCTGACCCCGGCGGAACTGCACACGCTGCAGACGGGATGGCACGCGGCGCAGGCCCGCGGTCTTCAGGCGTGGTTCGCCCGCAGCGGGACGGAGGAGACGGTGGACCCGTCGTGGCCGCTGCGTCCGGACCTGCCGGCGGCGGCCGCCTAG
- a CDS encoding DUF4365 domain-containing protein — MVMAQPERGGLLPERASAPRGTLATTACMETLQVGYLHAVAAAAGCSLSQPFPDNGIDWHVSHSAPGHTVDDEVTIKVQLKCTYQVPPNPPGRFFSFTLDNAHLAKLARTPVSVHKILVVMIVPRSQDQWLRAGHDRLDLRHCCYWVNLAGHPVTGRHRTTVRIPTSRIFDDRALCEIMTRVGTGGRP; from the coding sequence ATGGTGATGGCGCAGCCCGAGCGGGGCGGGCTGCTGCCCGAGCGCGCGAGCGCCCCACGGGGCACACTCGCCACCACCGCCTGCATGGAGACACTTCAGGTGGGCTATCTGCACGCGGTCGCCGCGGCGGCCGGCTGCTCGCTGTCGCAGCCCTTCCCCGACAACGGCATCGACTGGCACGTCAGCCACAGCGCCCCCGGTCACACCGTCGACGACGAGGTGACCATCAAGGTGCAGCTGAAGTGCACCTACCAGGTACCGCCCAACCCCCCGGGCCGGTTCTTCTCCTTCACGCTCGACAACGCCCACCTGGCGAAACTCGCCCGTACCCCGGTCTCGGTGCACAAGATCCTCGTCGTGATGATCGTGCCCCGGTCGCAGGACCAGTGGCTGCGCGCCGGCCACGACCGGCTCGACCTCAGACACTGCTGCTACTGGGTCAACCTCGCCGGCCACCCCGTCACCGGCCGGCACCGCACCACCGTGCGGATCCCGACCTCGCGCATCTTCGACGACCGGGCCCTGTGCGAGATCATGACGCGGGTCGGGACGGGAGGCAGACCATGA